One genomic segment of Vicia villosa cultivar HV-30 ecotype Madison, WI unplaced genomic scaffold, Vvil1.0 ctg.001190F_1_1, whole genome shotgun sequence includes these proteins:
- the LOC131633908 gene encoding heavy metal-associated isoprenylated plant protein 34-like codes for MSNKQDMMKIQNCLLKVNIHCEGCEQKVKKLLQKIEGVYSVNIDAEQGKVLVSGHVDPAKLIKKLKSSGKHAELWGGQRSMVFNQNQNFQQQQPQFKNVQMENNKGGKNNKAQNQKGQKGGGGGGGGGVQVAQFQNPKGGKDLKGGNKSQKHVNFDLSEEEFDESDGDFDDDYDDEDDFDDDDEDDFGHGHGNGQAHGNGFGHPMQNNKMMAMMGNGRGPQLGPGGMMNGPGGMNNHKGNGFGGGGGGGGGNYASAKKGDVLDLPMQMKGKGGNYGEVKNGKKGGGGGEDGGKKNKEGGKKKGESDWGEEKNSSKKKNGKSKNSGGGFLVKFLGLGKKSKKGSGSEATNKNKNNGGGGGNKGKEGKKGGSKLDKLDFDFQDFDISTPHGKNGKGGNGNGKGNPNPTKGNNNGHGNNNGNMGQMGQMGSMNRMAPMGPMDHMRPAVQGLPAGAAAGMNGGYYQGMQQMQMQPNPYQQQQQQQQQYMAAMMMQQQQQQQQIQQANMNGMYPPHMMYGGGRPHPSMNYMPPPPMPSHPMADPITHVFSDENTESCSIM; via the exons ATGAGTAACAAACAAGACATGATGAAAATTCAG AATTGTCTTCTCAAGGTTAATATCCACTGTGAAGGTTGTGAGCAGAAAGTAAAGAAACTTCTTCAGAAAATTGAAG GGGTGTATTCTGTGAATATAGATGCAGAACAAGGGAAAGTTTTGGTGTCAGGTCATGTAGATCCGGCCAAGCTTATAAAGAAGCTGAAAAGTTCAGGGAAACATGCTGAACTATGGGGTGGCCAGAGAAGCATGGTgttcaatcaaaatcaaaactttcAACAGCAACAACCTCAGTTTAAGAACGTGCAAATGGAGAACAACAAAGGAGGTAAGAACAACAAGGCTCAGAATCAGAAGGGTCAGAAAGGTGGTGGCGGCGGCGGTGGTGGTGGTGTTCAAGTTGCACAGTTTCAGAATCCTAAAGGGGGAAAAGATCTGAAAGGGGGGAACAAATCTCAGAAACATGTTAATTTTGACTTGTCTGAGGAGGAGTTTGATGAGAGTGATGGTGATTTCGATGATGactatgatgatgaagatgattttgatgatgatgatgaagatgattttgGACATGGACATGGTAATGGTCAAGCTCATGGTAATGGATTTGGGCATCCTATGcaaaataacaagatgatggctaTGATGGGTAATGGCCGTGGGCCACAGCTAGGTCCGGGTGGTATGATGAATGGGCCTGGTGGTATGAACAACCATAAAGGTAATGGTTTTGGTGGTGGGGGTGGAGGTGGAGGTGGTAATTATGCATCTGCCAAAAAAGGTGATGTTTTAGATCTACCTATGCAGATGAAGGGTAAAGGTGGAAATTACGGCGAGGTGAAAAATGGGAAAAAAGGCGGTGGTGGTGGTGAAGACGGTGGTAAAAAGAACAAAGAAGGTGGAAAGAAAAAAGGTGAAAGTGATTGGGGAGAGGAAAAAAATAGTAGCAAGAAGAAGAATGGTAAAAGCAAAAATAGTGGTGGTGGCTTCCTAGTTAAGTTTCTAGGCCTTGGAAAAAAGAGCAAGAAGGGAAGTGGAAGTGAAGCaacaaacaagaacaaaaacaatgGAGGAGGAGGTGGAAACAAAGGGAAAGAAGGTAAGAAAGGTGGATCAAAATTGGATAAACTTGATTTTGATTTTCAAGATTTTGATATCAGTACTCCtcatggtaaaaatggtaaaggTGGAAATGGAAATGGAAAAGGTAATCCTAATCCTACCAAGGGTAATAATAATGGTCATGGTAACAATAATGGAAATATGGGCCAAATGGGCCAGATGGGATCAATGAATAGGATGGCTCCAATGGGTCCAATGGACCACATGAGGCCGGCGGTGCAAGGATTACCGGCGGGAGCGGCGGCTGGGATGAACGGTGGTTATTATCAAGGAATGCAGCAGATGCAGATGCAACCAAATCCTTATCAGCAGCAACAACAGCAGCAACAGCAATATATGGCAGCTATGATGATGCAGCAACAACAGCAGCAGCAGCAAATACAGCAAGCAAATATGAACGGTATGTATCCGCCACATATGATGTATGGAGGAGGAAGGCCACATCCATCAATGAACTACATGCCACCACCACCAATGCCATCACACCCTATGGCAGATCCTATTACTCATGTGTTCAGTGATGAGAACACTGAGAGTTGCAGCATCATGTAA